The Halichondria panicea chromosome 6, odHalPani1.1, whole genome shotgun sequence genomic sequence GTATAGCCTTttcacaacaagttattatgTCTCGGTACGCAtatgcaagcgaggtatacggtagtgtgtgtgtgtgtagtcaggtgtgtgtgtatgtgtagactgctacagctgctcaaggatcaataaagtgcaagtaagagtttctataggtttcttgtcatgttttcttggatttaattcgtggatttgcaaaataatgcttcgttctcgagttatgcctagttttgcttacttggaatgccattgcagccttttcagaagagtccatagcaaaacttgttcaccgagtgttactattctacttagtagttagctctgcactagaacgctagctattggtagctgcaagagtgagaaaagagctgcaaggctctgctgacttgcagctattaaattttaacttgaacttttggcatcgatcgtttttaacaacaatcatcgtcgatcattattcactctttgagtttccctgttattctggattctgcatacatgcagcaaaattaaaatgttgatcatgatcaatgtgtgtataaaagctagctattatgtagctttggcacctccgccgaggcatcagcacccgcagtgctttcaacGGATTTCAAGCTTTTTGTCGTATAAAAGCAGGCACTAAGAAGCTTGGACTGGCAACGTTGGCTGGctctacacgcggcctttattcgaggtagagcAACAGCTAAAGTTATCGTTTACCGGTCTCTGTTAAAAGTATAGTTTTATAAACTGAACAGTCCTCTGGTTTCATAGATCTAGCACTTACGTAGATTCCTTTTGGGTAATGGAGTGTAACCTTATCTGTATTGTGGTATTGAATATGTTGGGTAGATCCCCTAAATGGTTGACTTTGCCTTTTAAGatgtagcctcggtcccaggccagAAGGGGAAAAAGTACGGCCGGGTatacctattgcatgggtaaTAGTGCGCTACTAATTTACTCTCTATAATCTGGAGAATCCCCTTTGTCTTTCGTTGTAAAGCACTTAGCCCTCTATTACGTTGGTCCAGAAGGcctgcacactagtctgaagaggctctcatcatTGTCATCaacctctatgatggttgtaTGGTCGGGATGTCTGattctgtacatgtaggctataattatggtgtttccaactgctacttgcgaaccattatagaggtagatgaCATTCATGGCCACTGTTCCCTACGTGTATCAGACAATCCTATAGTATGAGTCCTATGCATACTTACTACATATAGTATAACGGAAGGAAGTATTTGTATAGCCTGTGTCTCCATGCAGAGGATCCCTATATTGGATGCGTGCATAGAGCATTTATGTCCGGGAGGATCCTGCATTGGATGCCACACTGGCATCAGAAAAGTTGGACCAGGAACGAGGCTATACATATTATTTATGAGATTCAGCGCCTGGGCAAATTGTATTGGCCTGGACAATTAAATGACACATGTACACttcatacatacgtacatacatgcaatCATGACACTCAGTATTGACATGCTCTTCCACTCCAGGTGTTTCCAGGAGATCTCCTTGCCCCCACGTACAGCGACCCCAACAACCCAAACCACCTCCTGGCCcgctcagagtttgagcgtCGAGGTCCCTACACGGCTCTCCTTGAGAAAAGTCTGGCGGGTGGATGTGAGCACCCTCTGTTTGGTCTggtgagggagtgtctggCCAACACTCCAGAGAGAAGACCGACCACCGCTGAGCTCCTCTcgtctctggaggaggtggggaggGAGATGGACGGAGGACTGCTCCAGCTGGACATTGCACGAGTGAAGACCCTCAGGGCAAAGGAGAAGAATATAGAGGCTCTACAAgtgagtccagtccagtgagctagtgggtgcaagggtctgacactgcatgctgtgctctgttctcagagagaggtggtcgAGAAGGACAGGATACTGGAGAGGAAAGATGAGCAAATAACTGAGAAAGATGCACTTCTGGCACAAAAATATGAGGAAGTAGCGGACAAAGATACTCAGCTTGCTAGACAGCAACAGGTCAGTAATTTTATTACTTCACTTTTACAAGCAATTTCGTATTATGCTAACCATGCAAGTTAATAACTTTTTTTACTTTATACAGTTATTGAATAGTGTCCGTGCTGATGCTGCCACCAAAGATGGTATGATTGCTGACAAGGACAGACAACTCAGTGAACTGGAGTCAACAATCATTTCCCAGAGAGAGGCTGCTCTAGTTGAGAGGGACGCTCTCTTACAGGTATTATAGTAGTcaccaaatgcacacactcttatacTCCACCGTCTTTGTTCTGAATAACAATTAATTTGAAATGGTCTACATTTGGAATGACAAATTATTGAGAATTGGTTCTTAGAATAGGTGTGGAGGTAACAAGATGTTCGCATTACAGTGATCTGGTTGTAAGACCTTAAAACGTTTGTGatccagctatataattatctgcacTCAAAGTAGTTTTCCATGATGACTCGTTTTTTGtacaatttgaatgtaaaacgctgatgtcacTACTTATTTAAAAGTGATCATGTGTATCAGCAACTGTAGGTTGTTGGTTATGGTCGTTCTAACTAAGCTACCTcagttgcgcatgcgcagtgaggtatacggtgtgtctgcactagaacgctagctataggtagctgcaagagtaagaaaagagctgcaaagccaCACTGTTTATCATTATTTTAGCTTGCAGCCATTatgaactttgaacttttggtaTCGATCTGGTCGATCGTTTCCCTTACACTCCTaacctccttcactggcctcccctgaagaggaggcctgctactgactgcttgcgcatgcgctgaatatttttttcccgtaaaaaAACTATGATActattttatttttattttatgcAAAACCAAGTAAGGGTAGGTCAGGTAGCTCAGATGGCTACTTCCCCTGGACAACACAAAAACAgaaaaataaaacaaaaattaaGGAGCTATGGCTAATTAATAAAAAGCTACTGAGGTTTAAATGATGAAACAGAGGAGCTATTGCTAACTTCTGGTGGTAAAGAGTTCCATTtcgtagactctcgttaatccggtcacccttgggaccatgcagcttggccggaatagcgaggtggctggcTGCAGCTCaagaaatagccgcggcttaaaatgACCTTACCTCAAATCTAAtaactacttttgcggtttttgtctcgaggataatgtaggataatgaatcattctgttctctatttaagtgtaatctaattttatttgctaaaccacacccaaaacgtcatatccggccgtaatatatgtataaaattacattgaaaacctagtttgggacagccagcactggccggtaaacggaatagcgagtggccgtacttcagggtgagttttgtgcagtaaacatatagctagcattccgtgccaagccaaatggccggtatatcgaggtggccgtacttcagagagccgaaatagcgagagtctactgtattacatccagaaaaaagaaatctcGAAAATATCCTCACAAAGTAGGAGGGTCATACACAaagctattatagctagctagctagagacaaagCTGTAGGTTTGTcatacagctagctattttattTCTGATAGATTGATtggacgattgtcatccataGTAGACTTTTCACTAAATTTAGTATTAGAttggcgtggcctgtccatataggctcgtgtcagctttcactccgttcagacgattgtcatccacactgttgctggctgtgagtcttttgttaacatagcaggctaagggtagctgtCAGAATACTATCTGATGGCCAGGCTAGAAACCTTCCCTCTATGCATCGTTTTACTAagcatacacgttgttatccgGATCCGCCAGATACCGGCagatggttagcgcatgcgcaagcagtcgataccaggcccactcttcTATAGCTTTTTGGCGCCtccaccgaggtatcagcaTGCACCCGCAGTTGTTTCATTAACTATAAAATTAAAATAATCGAAACAGATCAAACAAATATAACATGGTTTTTCTtagtgctgtaattagaatcAAGACCGTGGTGTAcgcgttataattatactgtacatgagtGTAGAATTATTCCAatgctacaataataatattcacgTCTTTTTCGTATAATTAGaagatttccaccaacgttcccctgtacagtcACACAGGGAACTGAttgagcacaaagatgctgagctggtcaggagagacgccatcattcaacagcagagactgGTGAGAcgaaatgcaccattataaaattgcagagctatagtagaagcttcgATCcgttataatcgtactgtacattctagtGGACTGGTGGGTGtcgcctcttaagctaattagagaaagtgatttagtgtgcatacaattattgctacaagtaacacttgcttgttagtagacactatcctaattacgctcattcattattcagggtccccctcccagagagttgagacctccactcactctgaaatcaAGAATAGGGAAAAaaatgccaatcaagatgggtgGCTccgtacagagtgttgttatcggtgacacggtgtatatTGGTGGAGGTGGTGCATTCAATGATCGTGAcgggtgtacagtgatgaagctcgagcaagatcgatggaccaaactaccagagtacactgcccagtggttcgctatgacatcactcgctaatcgactagtgctggtgggaggacgtGATCCAAGAAACAACAAACGAACCAATCAACTTTCTATTTTtgagtcaggggaatggactcactcatacccaccaatgaacattgctcgtcattcctcaacagctgtctccttcaacaaccacgtcattgtagctggtgggcgtgatgATAAAGGATATACATCCTCTGTGGAAGTGTTGGACggggcatcaagaagatggtacattgctcagtcactacctaacccacgatcattactgaaatcaactctcataggaaacaccctctacctaatgggagggtacgATCATGCTGAAAgtgcaaccaagacagtgcaccacgtcgacctcaatgaactgaTTGCAAAGGCCCTTTCGAACCAGGACACatccactctctggcagaccttacaggaagtaccactcaagttgtcagctcctctcagtattgggaggtcactatttgCCGTTGGTGGAGTGGACGGCAGAGTCAATCCAAGTTCGTTGATCCatctctaccagcctgacaccaggaggtgggtgaaaatgggagacctgcctactgcacgatacagctgcacatgctcagtacttcctagtggagaggtcattgtagccggaggagaGACGAAAACATTTAGTTATATTCGAACTGTTGATAtcttctctataagtgctTAATAGTTGTTACTGTTTCACTTGCTTAATTATGcgtcgaggcgtagccgcacaagcTAGGGatacgactgtgtgtgtgtgtgtgtctgttccatctgtaactgctcaacgcggttgcaatgcaacgaaaactaacagtttctataggcttctagccatgcacgttctcttggattttgatttgtgcaTGGATTAGCAATTCGAGTTATGGCTTGTTTGACTcccattgaaggctgttgcagtctctttaaaatctttcatagcatcattttctcgcacaaagtttctattcaacttatgagttataTAGCCTTGCACTAATTTAAAGCACTAGCTTTTTATTGTACTTACAGGAGGAGTCGCAGTAAAGTAATATGAACAATAttggtataccgtatatgcttgatcaagagccgcggctactaaatgtttcattttgctggaagaggaggctacaattcaagagaggccactgttcaagagcggcgtttattagctccagataatttagtttgtcatctaaagttgttttcacctgcataaacttgaactctgccatgagaaagtctttgtgaagcactaacaagctgctacttgtagctagctacgtacatgtagctagccgctagtaataattttttggcccacgtgcagaaatgctagttcactgaggctactatttgagagcggctactaaatgtttcattttgctagcaagggaggctactatttgagtgcggcctttatacaagagcggcctctgatcgagcatataaggtaccgtatatgcttgatcaggagccgcggctactaaatgtttcattttgctggaagaggaggctacaattcaagaggggccacagttcaagagcggcgtttattagctccagataatttagtttgtcatcaaaagttgttttcacctgcataaacttgaactctgccatgagaaagtctttgtgaagcactaacaagctgctactcatagctatgtacatgtagctagctgctagtaataatttttttggctgccacgtgcagaaatgctagagttaaagttcactgaggttactatttgagagcggctactaaatgtttcattttgctagcaagggaggctactatttgagtgcggcctttatacaagagcggcctctgatcgagcatatacggtatatataattacattgtCAGAATAGAccacaaaaacagacaaaatgtGTACGtgacagtctcataacaagttcaggtccttggttggggtcttgtccgagggtagagtggacgccttctcccagaatccaaagtctatctcctcttccgagtcagacagtgctgaggggtggggcttgggaactgaggggttaaagagtcacatggtcatagtcatactgagtggaagtttgagggctTAGGAAACAATGATAAAGGGATGCTATGTACTGGTGTACAATATTAACTAAGAGTCTAGAATAATCGTAAGAGTCAGCCTTTTGCCGTCGGATTAATTTTCACTGCACGCCATCATGTATTACTTACTTACATTATAGTAATACTAGAATAGAGTAAGTGATACCTTTTGTGGAGAGTGAGAGCTGCTGAGCTTTGACACTCTCCAGGAACTTGTCAAAGTCCTCCTCGTCCTGAGTCAGTGTTCTGTAGCCAGgataaacaacacatggacacattcaaactggtagtgtgatgaagggtctggtacacgtactgtacaatgtcatgtacaaatattgtgagctagtgttctcaattgacacatgtttccctgtacacacctaaactgcatacattgaagcataccttgtatacaagtgcatgtacatacagactagtaagcatgctaggttcccattctttgtactgtacattcaatagtacGCAGTCgactcattgcactgcataactacacattatacacacgtaccttgttcttgatgaaggttcctcagtagccCCTGTCCATGGACCCATGTCTTCAGACTGTCCCTCACTGCTTGTAGGCTGCTCACCAGACTGGAGGTGGGCTGCATGTAAGGGCTGGGTGTCAGGGGAGTTTTTAGTCTCTGATGACAGACCCTTCTCCATACTGCTGAGGTCTGTTAGCGTCTGAGTGGCCagtcttagcagcatagtaggcctagaggtgtgtgtgtgtgtggggggggggggtcgtacattgcacacctttaaatacattacagggaaacacacatcatgtgctgaataggacacactatagctgaccttgaataactttaagggactctacaaagtatgacacaaatgcattttccagctaatgtactctgtacctgtACAGGTAGATGTTTCCTGATCCACGGGtcccagtgtacattgttGAGTTGAGCTTAAACTTGTTCGTCAGGTAGGGAGGGGCAAGGTTTAGCAGACATTTGTGCACTTGGGTGAGCATGAACCTTTGACGCCTTTCATGGAGTGTGGTCCAGCCAAGTTGGTCCCTGAGGGATGAGCTGCTGGTATGTGGAGGTTTTCCCAATATCACATGCATTCCATAGTTAGCAATTTTCCTCAgcaatggtctctctccatggtcctggctatgccACTGTGGTTCACAATAGGACTGGACAAAGCTTCCACCGAATACAGGCAATAGTTTGGCCAACTTCCTCCATGCTTCAAAAGTGTCAGACCTAAACCTTTTTTGACCAGATCTCAAGAAGCATGTGGTTTGCTGATACAGCAATATTTTTGCTCAAAAGGGGGAGTATCTTGTAGCTCAGTAGCTGTTATAAGTACGCGAggttaagtacatgtacgtagactACATGTGTATTAAATTTGAAGAAGATGTagcctctggattattatcagtgagtACAGACTAGACAgcactgtatactgtagatcTTTAGTGTAGTAATCATTGCACACTCCCAATATAAACTATGCTCATACATTTCACTGCAATATCTTATTCCACactctacagagaagatgtctgacaCTTAcctcacaatagcagatctaggaaaactatacatagctacgtttgatgctcgagtGAAGTGGCGAAACTTCTTGCTGGTTCTTGAGATATCCTCAGATACTATCGACAGTATAGGTACGAAATGGCGAGAtgatcctgatgactgctatcgtgagggtttgaaagaatggctgaaaggtGGGGAGAGAAGCTGGGAAGATGTTGTCAAAGCATTGTCTAGTCCTATTGTGGGCCACGttcacatagccaggaccatcgagagagatcatctacagtctagcaatcctactgatgtgaagtcagagggtaagtaccaattatgcacctatcaatgcaaacccccaccccccccccctcctggGATAGGGTGGGGCATTTGTAAGTCATTTGATTCCCCTGGGGTGGGGCTTTTGTAATTAAGTTTGTATACTCAGCagctagtctcgaatacccgcctcaacctaagttgaggcgggtattcgagactactcAGCAGCCACAAGTcagtatactataattttaaCTTCTAGTTCTTTTTTATAACCTCCCACtggcatgtgtacatgtagctctttGGAAGGAACAAACAGCCAGTATAGAAAGCTGGATCACTTGTGATTGCTGGAGCTGTGGTTTCATTGAGTTGAAATAGAACCACAGACTTACTATTGTATACAGAGTgtactccataattatgtgctatgTTGTTTATTCTTTGTGACTGTGTCAAATCCCGTGGGTTAGGGGAGGGGTATTTGTAGTGCTTTAGTACCGTAGAAACTgaattattagcgcatgcgcttttggggtcaatagcagagctctatacgcttatattcgagaatgcgcctataatgcagtcatttcgagccccacccagcaaccggatgtctctgtgatgagtgctgactcgcaagctagctagaaagtgagcaagcaaggcaagcaggcaaccctaactggatctatatcatactattatgttacagttcattttacagttcatttacatcattttaaattgaccaggaacttgcataattggaaaagcgcttcaattcgagtataaaaagcctgcCGTTGAGCAtgtgcttaaaataaagatacgcttatagtcgagtaagcgctaataatccagtttctacggtagtgTATTTGTACTGAAAACTACCCCCCTGAAGAGGGGGGTTTGCAACTCCCAGTGTCAAATCCCCACCCTATCCAGGGAGGGGGGTGGGGATttacattgataggtgcattaatgcatctatatatatgaacgatatgccccaccccctcccccccacctAGGGTTATTAGTATCGCAACCTAGGGTTATTAGTATCGCAAGCCACACCCCTTCACTCGAAGAAGGGTCAGACAACAGTGTGATATTGACCATTCTACTATATTGACCATATTGACCATTCCACTACATTTCCCTCACGTGCTCCCCAGGTGGTGGGGTATatcattgataggtgcataactTAATGATACGTAGTTTgttaattagtataattatttcactaCATTACCACTCCCCCACCTACACACATTGTTCTGTACAGTTGACCAAAATGTTGCACTATAAAGTACGTagtgtatgataattatgtgttttacgcTTCCGAATAATGTGTCGATTTTCCTTTTAACGTTTAATTAGATGCTTCACTGACAAGAGACTCGGACTCaatggaggcaacaaagagggacACTCAACCAAtcaagaaggtgcgtacatgtagtgtgtgaatgagattcCTAACTGCAGCCACAAACAACAGCACTGTACCTCAGGGTGCTGTTTcattatagctataaataagtaacactcgcttgttattagatcccacttgtgtgtgtttagcagggaattatgagccataatctcatagtttcccagggaattataagcttgagggtataaagtacaagtataattttttgaatgtacagaaatgataataaagctgtagctgtatgataattagctatggctattcagttttttcactaccagtttctatagcgtttgctgggtttatggtagggttcaccagtatcttttcttgtccGCCAGtctacgaggaacactaagagccaatgattttaACTGCAtgttctgggtccattgtcacaagcatgaaagcatgtcttcaactaagtagcatttgtcaacttcgtcctcctgacttctgtttctaacagccatgtttcaaaatAGGTAGACTCCTGGGAACAAtatagtgcactgtagcattgttgcaagctgttccttgctagctagcgtacagatcagaacagtttactgagaagcttgagctggggtggggcttgagtgcagagaaaagaggaggctgggctcaaTTGTTGCAGAGtgcttcctgcacaaggtggagacactagtttgtccattccaatgttgaagcaaggccaatgcaaaggtttttaGCAGAGAAGCAGAACTCATCTAGTTTgtcagaacaggacattttcaaaactaaagctgttgctaaggctcgctgcttttatagatacacttcttgcctgaggcagccaatgaaaagtgggatctaaattagttagcacatgtgcattcggtatctatggttatagtgtccctcatccctcgggcaaagccctcgtgatatgggacactataacacatagatacctcatgcccatgtactatctataacgtagacactatcctcattcattattcagggtccccctcccagagagttgccactcactctgaaatggagaagaggaaaagatatgccaatcaagatgggctacacagtacagagtgttgttatcggtgacacggcgtatgttggtggaggcaGTGCAGACAATTATCGTAACAtttgtacagtgatgaagctcgagcaagatcaatggaccaaactaccagagtacactgccaagtggtttggtatgacatcactcactaatcgactagtgctagTGGGAGGACGTGATCCAAAAAAAAACACACCCAGCAATCAACTTTCAGTGCTcgagtcaggggaatggactcacccgtacccaccaatgaacattgctcgtcaatcctcaacagctgtctccttcaacaaccacataattgtagctggtgggcgtgatgGTGATGGTCgtatctcctctgtggaggtgttggacgtggtatcaagaagatggtacattgctcagtcactacctaactcacgatcagaactgaaatcaactctcataggaaacaccctctacctaatgggagggtacgATCACACTGGgccaaccaagacagtgcaccacgttgacctcaatgaactcattgccAAAGCCCTTTCCAACtcggacacacccactctctggcagacgtTAGAGGAAGTGCCGCTCGAgttgtcagctcctctcagtattgggaggtcactattagccgttggtggagcgAATGACAGAGtcaacccaagttcatcgatccacctctaccagcctgacaccaggaggtggttGAAAGtaggagacctgcctactgtaCGATactgctgcacatgctcagtacttcctagtggagaggttattgtagccggaggacagatAGTAAATAAGATTAAAATCCAAACTGTggatttcttctctataagttCTTAGTTTTTTTCATGTCCtttgtgttataattataaattaatgatacttttctagcataataattaaagtTGCAACTGAATTTCGATTGGCAGCTATTAAAGATTATGCAAAAAACATCAATGGCATTAGTTGGTACATAATTAAATTTCCCGAATAGACAAGAaaccgacaataattatactaattatgtgacagtctcataacaagttcaggtccttccTTGcatggttggggtcttgtccgagggtagggtggacgccttctcccagaatacaaagtctatctcctcttccgagtcagacagtaagaggtggggctcgggaactgaggggttaaagagtcacatggtcatagtcatactgagtggaagtttgagggctTAGGAAGTAAGGGGTGAGAAAATTCAAAGCCAATTGACAGACatttccctgtacacacctaaactgtatacattgaagcataccttgtatacaagtgcatgtacacacagactagtaagcatactaggttcccattctgtgtactgtacattcaatagtacacagtcgactcattgcactgcataactacacattatacacacgtaccttgttcttgatgaaggttcctcagtagccCCTGTCCATGGACCCATGTCTTCAGACTGTCCCTCACTGCTTATAGGCTGCTCACCAGACTGGAGGTGGGCTGCATGTAAGGGCT encodes the following:
- the LOC135337652 gene encoding uncharacterized protein LOC135337652 isoform X1 — encoded protein: MHVILGKPPHTSSSSLRDQLGWTTLHERRQRFMLTQVHKCLLNLAPPYLTNKFKLNSTMYTGTRGSGNIYLYRPTMLLRLATQTLTDLSSMEKGLSSETKNSPDTQPLHAAHLQSGEQPTSSEGQSEDMGPWTGATEEPSSRTRTLTQDEEDFDKFLESVKAQQLSLSTKVPKPHPSALSDSEEEIDFGFWEKASTLPSDKTPTKDLNLL
- the LOC135337652 gene encoding uncharacterized protein LOC135337652 isoform X5, with product MEAYYTAKRGASRKLATQTLTDLSSMENGLSSETKNSPDTQPLHAAHLQSGEQPISSEGQSEDMGPWTGATEEPSSRTRTLTQDEEDFDKFLESVKAQQLSLSTKVPKPHPSALSDSEEEIDFGFWEKASTLPSDKTPTKDLNLL
- the LOC135337652 gene encoding uncharacterized protein LOC135337652 isoform X4, with the protein product MVSSLLQLRRQEEALRMEAYYTAKRGASRKLATQTLTDLSSMENGLSSETKNSPDTQPLHAAHLQSGEQPISSEGQSEDMGPWTGATEEPSSRTRTLTQDEEDFDKFLESVKAQQLSLSTKVPKPHPSALSDSEEEIDFGFWEKASTLPSDKTPTKDLNLL
- the LOC135337652 gene encoding uncharacterized protein LOC135337652 isoform X2 codes for the protein MHVILGKPPHTSSSSLRDQLGWTTLHERRQRFMLTQVHKCLLNLAPPYLTNKFKLNSTMYTGTRGSGNIYLYRPTMLLRLATQTLTDLSSMEKGLSSETKNSPDTQPLHAAHLQSGEQPTSSEGQSEDMGPWTGATEEPSSRTRTLTQDEEDFDKFLESVKAQQLSLSTKVPEPHLLLSDSEEEIDFGFWEKASTLPSDKTPTMQGRT
- the LOC135337652 gene encoding uncharacterized protein LOC135337652 isoform X3, whose protein sequence is MHVILGKPPHTSSSSLRDQLGWTTLHERRQRFMLTQVHKCLLNLAPPYLTNKFKLNSTMYTGTRGSGNIYLYRPTMLLRLATQTLTDLSSMEKGLSSETKNSPDTQPLHAAHLQSGEQPTSSEGQSEDMGPWTGATEEPSSRTRTLTQDEEDFDKFLESVKAQQLSLSTKVPEPHPSLSDSEEEIDFGFWEKVPSDKTTTKDLNLL
- the LOC135337633 gene encoding kelch-like protein 17: MSDTYLTIADLGKLYIATFDARVKWRNFLLVLEISSDTIDSIGTKWRDDPDDCYREGLKEWLKGGERSWEDVVKALSSPIVGHVHIARTIERDHLQSSNPTDVKSEDASLTRDSDSMEATKRDTQPIKKGPPPRELPLTLKWRRGKDMPIKMGYTVQSVVIGDTAYVGGGSADNYRNICTVMKLEQDQWTKLPEYTAKWFGMTSLTNRLVLVGGRDPKKNTPSNQLSVLESGEWTHPYPPMNIARQSSTAVSFNNHIIVAGGRDGDGRISSVEVLDVVSRRWYIAQSLPNSRSELKSTLIGNTLYLMGGYDHTGPTKTVHHVDLNELIAKALSNSDTPTLWQTLEEVPLELSAPLSIGRSLLAVGGANDRVNPSSSIHLYQPDTRRWLKVGDLPTVRYCCTCSVLPSGEVIVAGGQIVNKIKIQTVDFFSISS